ATTGAAGGCGAGCAGGCCGCGGTTGGCCGGGTACGGCCCCGCATGAAACCGGCCGAAGACCCGCTGCACCTCGGCTTCGCAGACCCGGCGCCCCGTGGCGTTCGGCACGAGCAGCGGCGCATCGACGGCCACGATCGCCGGCCCACTGCCGGCGACGCGCTCGACGTACGCGACAAGCTCGGCATCGTCCCCGAGCAGCGACAGATCGACCAGTTCGGCGCCGGCAGCACTGCCGCGCAGCGTCGCCGCCCCGCTGCGGTTGCGCGGCGACCACGCCAGATCGAGGCCGATGAACGTCACGAGATCTGGCACGCGCTGTTCCCGTCCCTGTGCTCTGCTGCCCCCGGCCTCCGCCTTACGCGTACCCGTACACGGCCTGGACATCGACCTCCGCGCCGCCGAAGGCGCCGACCAACATGCGACCGTCCTCGGCGTAGCGCACGCGCAGTCCGACGCGCTGCGGCAGCCCCGCACGAACTTCGAGCAGTGCCTGCGTCATCTGCACCAGCGGCACCATGAAATCGCCGTAGTGCTCGGCCACCGTGGCGTCGGCGGCATACTTCTTCCAGGTCTTGCCCTCGGAAATGGTCGAGCCGGAGAGGCCGCCGGTCTCCACCGGGTCCAGTGAGATGCGTAGGCCGTAGTTATGCTTCTGCAGATCGCGCCGGTCGAGCATGTAGGCACAGGCCATCGATTGCTGGCCGTAGTTGCGCGGGGCGCCGCCGCCCAGCGTGATCAGCCCCGCGCGGCCGCCCGCGTCTTCCACCACGGCGTTCACGGCCACCGTGTCCAATGCCTCTTTTACCGGATCCAGCAGCAGGCGGCGGCCCGTGCGCTTGCGGTAATGCGCCAGGTCGGTCGTGATGTCGCCGTCGGCGGGGCTGGGGCAGAAGATGGGGATGCCCTGCCGGGCCGCGGCGGTGATCATGCCGTCCGCCCTGCCGTGCCTGCTTTGCGGGAGCCAGGCTCCGAGCCGCCAGAAGTACTCACTCGGCGTGTAGGCGCGCTCGTGCGAGAGCGTGTCGGCGAACTCGGCGATCACGTCCTCGTTCTCGTTCAGCTCGTTCTCGTCGCCGTAGGTGTTCCAGTAGCGATTGATGTCCAGCCTTTGCAACAGGTTGTCGTCGACGTGCGGGGTGCCGTGGTAATGGCGCAAGCCGCGCACCTCGGTGAGGTCGTGCGTGATCTGCGCCGGCGTGGTCACAATTACGTCGACCAAGCGGTGCTCAATGATCGCACGCAGCGTGCCGCCGAGGCCGAAGGGAATGTAGGCGCCGGCGATCGTCAGCCAGATCGCCTGCTGCTGGCGCGCGAGCATCTCCTCCCAGCCCAGGTAGACGCCGGCAAGATTTCGCAACGGCCCGCCGGCCCGCTGCATCGCGCGGAACAGCTCGGCAGCGCCGGCGCCGGCACGCGGTTCCAGCCGTTCGATCGGTGAGGTGAAGAACTCGGCGCGCCGGCGCTGATAGTCGGCGGCGGCGAGGTCGCGGCCTTCCTCGCCCGCCCGTCGCGGCTCGTGTTCGTGCGGCATGGTTCGGTCCTCCGTGCCAAAGGGTACCGAAGCGCTGTCGACAGCCGCCAGCCGGGCGCCGGCAGCCGCGGCCCTCATACCTGTGTGCCGCGCGAATCGCCGCGCTATGCTGGAGGCACACACCCGCGCTCGATCGCCCGCTTGCGCCGCATGACCACGGTGATGTTGCGCAATGATTGGCTCCAGGCGATCGGGCACAGGTCCTGCCTGGAGGCTGCCGTCGATGCCCGCGCGAGACAGTCGTCCACTCTACTCCACCGACGGCCGCGTCGTGACCGACCGGCGGCCGGTGCGCTGCTCCGACTGCCGGCGACCGCTGCATGCCTGCGTCTGCAAGGACCGCGCGACGAAGCATCCGGTGTTGGGCGACGGCATCGTGCGCGTCGCGCGCGAGCGCGGCGGCCGCGGCGGCCAGATCGTCACCCTGATCACCGGCCTGCCCGGCGACGACGCGGCGCTGGCCGAGGTCGCCGCGCGGCTGAAGCGGCTCTGCGGCTCCGGCGGGACGGTGAAAGGCCGCACCGTCGAGCTGCAGGGCGACCACCGCGAGAAGGCCGCGGACGCGTTACGGATCCTGGGTCACACGGTGAAGCTGGCGGGCGGATAGCCGAGCCCATCAGACCTTGAAGACGGCGCCACCGTCGACACTCAGCACCTGGGCGTTGACGAATTTCGACTCGTCTGAGGCGAGGTAGTAGATCGCGTTGGCCACGTCTTCCGGCGCGCCGGAGCCGGGCGTGAGCTGGATCTCATCGTGCACCCGTTCGAAGACGTGATGGCCGGGCTGCAAGCGCGTGGCCGTCGGCGTGAGCACGGCGCCGGGCCGCACCGCGTTGGCACGGATGTTGTGCGGCGCGCCGGCCGAGGCGAGGAAGCGCGTCAGCCCCTCCAACCCGGCCTTTGAAGCCATGTAGCCCGCCGAGGGGAAGAACGGCATGATCGACTGCTGGTGCGGCGAGACGGCGGTGACGGCGGCCAGGGAGGTGACGTTCACGATCGTGCCGCCGCCGGCGGCGATCAACTGCGGCCAGCAGGCCCGAGCGAGGATGTAAGCCGAGGTCAGGTTCAGGCGCAGCGTGCGCTCGAAGGCGTCGTCGTCCGGTTGTGGAAAGGGATCGGGGACGCCGCCGCCGGCATTGTTCACCACGATCTGCACGCCGCCGTACAGCTCCGTCGCACGCTGCGCAACGCCTTCGAGCGCCGCGCGGTCGGTTACGTCGCAGGCGAGGAAGCGCGCCTCACCGCCGGTGGCGAGCGCGGCCTGCTGCACGGCCAGTCCCTCGCGCTCGCGCCGCGCCACGATCGCGACCTTCGCGCCCTCCTGCACGAAGCGCATCACCGTCGCCGCGCCGATACCAGAATTGCCGCCCGTCACGATCGCCACTTTGCCCGCGAGACCGCCCGCCATCGCCTTCCTCCTTCGCCTGCGTATCACTTGCCGGGAAGTATACTGCGCCGCGCAGCACGAGACTCCGCTCGGCGGGGATACCCCGGCGATACACTGTTGGCAGGGCTGCGCGTCAGCCGTCTGAAAGTGGGTTGTACGGCCACAGGCAAACAGGGGACGACGATGGAAGGCGGCGAACTGTCCGCGCTGCCGGCGCCGTTGCGGCCCGGCACGCCGCAACGGCTGGCGCATCTCTATCAAGAGCACGTGGTGAAGCAGTGCCGCGAGGAGCGCCTGCTGATCGCCAGCAGCTTTCTCGTCATGTTCGGCATCGTGCGTTTCATCACCTCCAGCATCAAGGCCCATCGTTTCACCTGGCTGTTTCACAACGTCGGCACCAACGGCGGTACGCACATCCACCATTTGGTCTTCGGCATCTTCGGGCTGCTCATCGCCGGCTACATCGGCGCCGCCTTCACCAACGATCGCGCCTGGGGACGGCGTGCGGTCGCGATCCTCTTCGGCATCAGCGCCGCGCTGACGCTCGATGAATTCGCCCTCTGGCTGACGCTGAAGGATGTGTACTGGACCGAACAGGGCAAGGAGAGCGTCTACGTCGTGATGGCCGTCGCGGCGGTCGCCACCATAGGGATCGCCGGCCGCGGCCTCTTCGCGGCGATGGGGCGCGACACGGCTGCCCTCTGGCGCGAGTTCTTCGAGCGAAAGCAGCCTTAGCCTCCGGTTGAGTCGATGTACCGGAACGCCTCGGCGTATTCCACGGGCGGCTGCGCCGTGGCGCCGGACTGGCGCGCCATCTGCCGGAGGAAGGCAGCGAGACCTTCTTGGTCCTGCACCTGGCTTTGGTGCAGCAGCATCGCCGAGACCTTGGCGTCGATCGTCTCGCCGATGTCGATCCACCGCGTGGGCAGGTTCGCGGCGGTCATGTAAACCTGCTGCACGACATGCGGCTCCAGCCCCTCGCGCAGCAGCTCGGGGAAGGTGCGGCCGTTGCGCGCCGCCGGGTAGATCGCGGCCAGCACCGCCTCGCCGCTGACCCAGTGGTCGCGATGCTGGATGTAACCGTCGCCGACGTAGCGCGTGGCCGGGTCGAAGCAGATCACCGTGTCCGGCTTGTGGCGGCGGATCGCGGCGACGAGTTGGCGGCGCAGCTCGGGCGTATGCTCCAGGAAGCCATCCTCGTGGCCGAGGAACTCGACCGTATCGATCCCGAACGAGGCGGCGGCGCGGCGCTGTTCCTCCTCGCGCGTGCGAATCAGGTCGGCAGAGGGCAGCTCGGTGTTCTCGTTGCCCTTGTCGCCCCCGGTGCAGACGACGTAGCCGATCCAGGCTCCCTGCCGGCTCCAGCGCGCGATCGTGCCGCCGGAGGTGAACTCGGGGTCGTCGGGGTGGGCCATCATCACCAGCACACGCTGGGGTTCGCGGTCGTGGCGCTGCATCGGCGGCTCCTGTGTTGATGTTGTTCGCCATTGGTCGCGGCTGGCTCGCGCGCCGCCGATCGTCAGCCACGGCGGAATCGGCCTGCGCCTCGCGAAGCAGATCGGGGCGGCGGATTGGGGCCGGCCGTCAAGAGGATGATATCCGCCCGCGAGCAGCCCCCGGTT
Above is a window of Dehalococcoidia bacterium DNA encoding:
- a CDS encoding deoxyhypusine synthase family protein; protein product: MPHEHEPRRAGEEGRDLAAADYQRRRAEFFTSPIERLEPRAGAGAAELFRAMQRAGGPLRNLAGVYLGWEEMLARQQQAIWLTIAGAYIPFGLGGTLRAIIEHRLVDVIVTTPAQITHDLTEVRGLRHYHGTPHVDDNLLQRLDINRYWNTYGDENELNENEDVIAEFADTLSHERAYTPSEYFWRLGAWLPQSRHGRADGMITAAARQGIPIFCPSPADGDITTDLAHYRKRTGRRLLLDPVKEALDTVAVNAVVEDAGGRAGLITLGGGAPRNYGQQSMACAYMLDRRDLQKHNYGLRISLDPVETGGLSGSTISEGKTWKKYAADATVAEHYGDFMVPLVQMTQALLEVRAGLPQRVGLRVRYAEDGRMLVGAFGGAEVDVQAVYGYA
- a CDS encoding stress response translation initiation inhibitor YciH, translated to MPARDSRPLYSTDGRVVTDRRPVRCSDCRRPLHACVCKDRATKHPVLGDGIVRVARERGGRGGQIVTLITGLPGDDAALAEVAARLKRLCGSGGTVKGRTVELQGDHREKAADALRILGHTVKLAGG
- a CDS encoding SDR family NAD(P)-dependent oxidoreductase — encoded protein: MAGGLAGKVAIVTGGNSGIGAATVMRFVQEGAKVAIVARREREGLAVQQAALATGGEARFLACDVTDRAALEGVAQRATELYGGVQIVVNNAGGGVPDPFPQPDDDAFERTLRLNLTSAYILARACWPQLIAAGGGTIVNVTSLAAVTAVSPHQQSIMPFFPSAGYMASKAGLEGLTRFLASAGAPHNIRANAVRPGAVLTPTATRLQPGHHVFERVHDEIQLTPGSGAPEDVANAIYYLASDESKFVNAQVLSVDGGAVFKV
- a CDS encoding PIG-L deacetylase family protein, translated to MQRHDREPQRVLVMMAHPDDPEFTSGGTIARWSRQGAWIGYVVCTGGDKGNENTELPSADLIRTREEEQRRAAASFGIDTVEFLGHEDGFLEHTPELRRQLVAAIRRHKPDTVICFDPATRYVGDGYIQHRDHWVSGEAVLAAIYPAARNGRTFPELLREGLEPHVVQQVYMTAANLPTRWIDIGETIDAKVSAMLLHQSQVQDQEGLAAFLRQMARQSGATAQPPVEYAEAFRYIDSTGG